The DNA window CGTCGAGGCATATATCAAGCGACTTAACGACCTTGAGCAGCTTGCCCTCTCATATCCCGGCGTGATCAAGACCTACGCCATTCAGGCCGGTCGAGAACTGCGCGTGATTGTTGGTGCAGACAAGATTGATGATGTCGAGACCGAAAAGCTGTCGAGTGAGATCGCACGTCGCATTCAGGACGAGATGACATATCCCGGACAGGTCAAAATCACCGTCATCCGCGAGACCCGCTCCGTCAGCTTTGCTAAGTAAGGAGGACTTGCGTAATGGAAGAAAAAGACCGCCGTTGTCCACGGGGAAAGCTTCATTGCTTCAACTGGCTTGAGGATATTCCCGGAGGAATGACTGATTTCGATATTGTCGAAGTGCAGTTTAAGAACACCCGCAAAGGCTTCTATCGTAATTCTACCAATCTTGACCTTGCCCCCGGCGATGTGGTGGCTGTCGAGGCGTCTCCCGGCCATGATATCGGTACGGTGACACTTACCGGCAAGCTTGTCGCCCTGCAGATGCGCAGGGTCAATGTGAAGCCCGATGCCGAAATCCGTCGCGTGTTCCGCAAGGCCAAACCTGCTGACCTTGATAAATATGAGGAGGCAAAAGCACGTGAGAACGACACGATGATTCGTGCCCGCAAAATTGCCGAATCGCTACATCTCAACATGAAAATTGGCGATGTCGAGTATCAGGGCGACGGCAACAAGGCGATATTCTATTATATAGCCGACGAGCGCGTTGACTTCCGTCAGCTCATCAAGGTTCTTGCCGATACTTTCAAGGTGAGGATAGAGATGAAGCAGATCGGTGCGCGTCAGGAAGCCGGACGCATCGGAGGTATCGGTTCTTGTGGCCGTCCTCTGTGTTGCGCGAGCTGGATGACCAATTTCGTATCGGTCGGCACGAGTGCCGCCCGATATCAGGACATCTCGCTTAACCCTCAGAAACTTGCCGGACAGTGCGCCAAACTCAAATGTTGCCTCAATTTTGAGGTGGACACCTATGTGGAAAGCGCGAAGCAGATGCCGGGACGTGAAATCCGTCTTGAGACACTTGACAATACCTACTATCATTTCAAGACCGATATTTTCAAGAAGGAAATAACCTATTCCACCGACAAGCAGATTGCCGCCAATCTCGTGACCATCGATGCCGCCCGTGCGTTTGAAGTAATCGAGATGAACCATCGTGGCGAGAAGCCTGAAAGTCTCCTTCGTGAAGGTGACGAGAAGCCCGGAGCGAAAGGCCGTCCGATAGACCTTGCCTCGCAGGACGATCTGACACGATTTGACAAGGCTAAGAAGAAAAAACGCAAGAAGAAGTCCGCGTCCGCAACCAATGCTTCCGCTCCTGAACCCTCTCAGCAGCCTAATCAGGCCAAGGCTGAGAAACCCAAGGAGCAGCGTCAGCCTAAGGAGGTTCAGCCGCCGAAATCGGAGTCTGCCAAAACTCCGGCTGCCCAGCAGGGACAGGATGCTCCCGGCGAACGCAAGCCACGTCCGAAAAACAAACCGAAAAAGCCACAGCAGCCCGACGACCGCAAACGGGATGCCGCGACAAACGACGCTTCTCAGCAGCCACGCCAGCCAAAGGAACAGCCGTCGCAGCAGCCCAAGTCTCAGCAGCAGTCTGATTCGCGCCAGCGCCCCAACCGCATCCCGAAGGCTTTTCGTGAGAATAATGACACAAAGGAATAATGCGCTCGCTACTGTTTTACATAGCATCGTCACTTGTCATCCTCTTCCTCACTGCGTGTGAGGGTGGGCGGCGTGACTACAGCCGTTGGGCGAATATCTCTCCTGAGGGCTGGATTTATGCCGATACGGTTTTGCTTCTGCCTGCCGACACTTCCCTTCATGACAATGATTCGCTTGTAAACGCTGCGCTCAAGGTTGCTTTGCGCCATAGCAACGCCTACCTTTATTCCAATATATGGCTTGAGCTTACCTACCATACCGATAATCACCGTCTTGTGCGTGACACTCTCGATATCCGCCTTGCCGATGTCTATGGCCGTTGGCTTGGAAGCGGATTCGGCGCGTCCTATCAGCGTGAGGTGACGGTGAGTCCTGCGGCAGTGGTTGATATTACCCGTCCTATCGCTTTGCGGCATATCATGCGCGTCGACACCCTTCAGGGAATCGAACAGGTCGGTATTGAAGTCGTAAGATAAAAATTCAAGGTTATATTTTGCATTATCGCACCTTTCTGCACAGGAAAGGTGCGTATTTTTGTGCCGTATAATCTGATACTTTGGAAAAATAATGAGAAAAATCACAAAAATCATAGTCCATTGCACCGCTACGCGTGCCGGTAAGGAGGTCACGGTCGCTGAAATCACGCTATGGCACAAAGCCCGTGGATTTCAGACGATAGGCTATCACTATGTTGTCGGTCTTGACGGCGAGGTTCATGCCGGAAGAGATGAATCCGAGGCAGGCGCGCATTGCTACGGCCGGAATTCATGCAGTATCGGGGTTGTTTATGTCGGCGGTCTCTCTGCGTCCGACGGTTTGCCGGCCGACACCCGTACACCGGCTCAGAAGACAGCCCTTAAATCTCTGATTGCCACTCTTAAATCCCGCTATCCGGGTGCTACTGTCCATTCCCATCGGGAATTTGCGGCCAAGGCATGTCCGTGTTTCGACGCTGCGGCTGAATATGGCTGAATATAATACTGATGGCTGCCGGAAACTTAATCGCGGTTGACATTGTTTATTAAATGTAAATAATTGTTACATTTTGATACCGCATTTCCTCCATACTGCTTATCAGGCTCTTGCTTATGCTTTTAAATCTTTACTTCCCCGTCTGTCAGGATGTGGACTTTTGTTCGTGTGCGTGCCGGCGATGGCTCTGATATTGCAGTCGTGCAGCCATTCCGCGATAATCTGTCCTGATGGCGGAGGCAGGGTGATCGACGTGAGATTCATGTGGAATGACGCCCCCGATGCAATGCCCGACGGTATGACGCTCTATTTCTTCCCGGTGAATTCCGACGGAAACATATGGCGGTTTGACATTGCCGGCCGCGACGGCGGAAAGGTGGAACTGCCTTTCGGCTCTTATCGGCTTCTCGCTTTCAACAACGATTTGCCGAGGATTGATTATTCGGAGATCTCTTCTTACGACAGCTTCACCGCCAATGCCCGCTTTGCCGGAAAGGCTTTGGTCTATGCTCCCGGTCTGCTCTATGTCGGGACTGTCGG is part of the Duncaniella dubosii genome and encodes:
- a CDS encoding N-acetylmuramoyl-L-alanine amidase translates to MRKITKIIVHCTATRAGKEVTVAEITLWHKARGFQTIGYHYVVGLDGEVHAGRDESEAGAHCYGRNSCSIGVVYVGGLSASDGLPADTRTPAQKTALKSLIATLKSRYPGATVHSHREFAAKACPCFDAAAEYG
- a CDS encoding gliding motility lipoprotein GldH, with protein sequence MRSLLFYIASSLVILFLTACEGGRRDYSRWANISPEGWIYADTVLLLPADTSLHDNDSLVNAALKVALRHSNAYLYSNIWLELTYHTDNHRLVRDTLDIRLADVYGRWLGSGFGASYQREVTVSPAAVVDITRPIALRHIMRVDTLQGIEQVGIEVVR
- a CDS encoding PSP1 domain-containing protein, whose protein sequence is MEEKDRRCPRGKLHCFNWLEDIPGGMTDFDIVEVQFKNTRKGFYRNSTNLDLAPGDVVAVEASPGHDIGTVTLTGKLVALQMRRVNVKPDAEIRRVFRKAKPADLDKYEEAKARENDTMIRARKIAESLHLNMKIGDVEYQGDGNKAIFYYIADERVDFRQLIKVLADTFKVRIEMKQIGARQEAGRIGGIGSCGRPLCCASWMTNFVSVGTSAARYQDISLNPQKLAGQCAKLKCCLNFEVDTYVESAKQMPGREIRLETLDNTYYHFKTDIFKKEITYSTDKQIAANLVTIDAARAFEVIEMNHRGEKPESLLREGDEKPGAKGRPIDLASQDDLTRFDKAKKKKRKKKSASATNASAPEPSQQPNQAKAEKPKEQRQPKEVQPPKSESAKTPAAQQGQDAPGERKPRPKNKPKKPQQPDDRKRDAATNDASQQPRQPKEQPSQQPKSQQQSDSRQRPNRIPKAFRENNDTKE